From Schistocerca americana isolate TAMUIC-IGC-003095 chromosome 9, iqSchAmer2.1, whole genome shotgun sequence, the proteins below share one genomic window:
- the LOC124551239 gene encoding serine/threonine-protein phosphatase 6 regulatory ankyrin repeat subunit B-like: MVCTVLSSYPECSRHLPKVGVDIQEKDGSGFTPLSRAPEEDSSAYVRLLVEARAEVQRRNKDNDTPLHFASLSSDTECVKRLLEVGAMAVREDNRGNTPLHYAASVGNVESVRLMLDTGAYPEKVNADGRTPLHFASMSGDTECVKLLLEFFTRVSKVDNRGNTPLNYAASVGNAESVRLLLEAGAYLGQVNEDGQTALHFASMSGDTECVKLLLEFFTRVSKVDNRGNTPLNYAASVGNAESVRLLLEAGAYLGQVNEDGQTALHFASMSGDTECVKLLLEFGARVSKVDNRGNTPLNYAASVGNAESVRLLFEAGAYLGQVNEDGQTALHFASMSGDTECVKLLLEFGARVSKVDNRGNTPLNYAASVGNAESVRLLLEAGAYLGQVNEDGQTALHFASMSGDTVCVKLLLEFGARVSKVDNRGNTPLNYAASVGNAESVRLLLEAGAYLGQVNEDGQTALHFASMSGDTECVKLLLEFGARVSKVDNRGNTPLNYAASVGNAESVRLRLKAGAYFEQVNEDGRTPLLFASMSGDTECVKLLLEAGARMVREDNRGNTPLHYAASVGNAESVKLLLKVGAYPEQVNKDGQTPLHVVGVSIDIQCVRRVLKACSIVATRNNHYNIPIYCAAVKGMSKRY; encoded by the coding sequence ATGGTATGCACCGTACTGAGCAGCTACCCAGAGTGTTCGAGGCATCTCCCGAAAGTTGGTGTAGATATACAGGAGAAGGATGGTTCTGGTTTCACACCCCTAAGTAGGGCACCAGAAGAAGACAGTTCAGCATATGTCAGGCTACTGGTGGAAGCAAGAGCTGAAGTGCAAAGGAGGAACAAAGATAATGACACACCTCTACATTTTGCCAGCCTGTCCAGTGACACAGAGTGTGTGAAACGACTTCTAGAAGTTGGTGCAATGGCGGTAAGAGAGGATAATCGTGGAAACACACCACTGCACTACGCAGCATCTGTGGGCAATGTTGAAAGTGTGAGGCTGATGCTGGACACCGGGGCATACCCCGAGAAGGTGAATGCAGATGGCCGGACCCCACTACATTTCGCCAGCATGTCTGGTGATACCGAGTGTGTGAAGCTACTTTTAGAATTTTTTACAAGGGTGTCAAAAGTGGATAATCGTGGTAACACGCCACTGAATTATGCAGCATCTGTGGGCAATGCTGAAAGTGTGAGGCTGCTGCTCGAGGCCGGGGCATACTTGGGGCAAGTGAATGAAGATGGCCAGACCGCACTACATTTCGCCAGTATGTCCGGTGACACCGAGTGTGTGAAGCTACTTTTAGAATTTTTTACAAGGGTGTCAAAAGTGGATAATCGTGGTAACACGCCACTGAATTATGCAGCATCCGTGGGCAACGCTGAAAGTGTGAGGCTGCTGCTCGAGGCCGGGGCATACTTGGGGCAAGTGAATGAAGATGGCCAGACCGCACTACATTTCGCCAGTATGTCCGGTGACACAGAGTGTGTGAAGCTACTTTTAGAATTTGGTGCAAGGGTGTCAAAAGTGGATAATCGTGGTAACACGCCACTGAATTATGCAGCATCTGTGGGCAACGCTGAAAGTGTGAGGCTGCTGTTCGAGGCCGGGGCATACTTGGGGCAAGTGAATGAAGATGGCCAGACCGCACTACATTTCGCCAGTATGTCCGGTGACACAGAGTGTGTGAAGCTACTTTTAGAATTTGGTGCAAGGGTGTCAAAAGTGGATAATCGTGGTAACACGCCACTGAATTATGCAGCATCTGTGGGCAACGCTGAAAGTGTGAGGCTGCTGCTCGAGGCCGGGGCATACTTGGGGCAAGTGAATGAAGACGGCCAGACCGCACTACATTTCGCCAGTATGTCCGGTGACACAGTGTGTGTGAAGCTACTTTTAGAATTTGGTGCAAGGGTGTCAAAAGTGGATAATCGTGGTAACACGCCACTGAATTATGCAGCATCTGTGGGCAACGCTGAAAGTGTGAGGCTGCTGCTCGAGGCCGGAGCATACTTGGGGCAAGTGAATGAAGATGGCCAGACCGCACTACATTTCGCCAGTATGTCCGGTGACACAGAGTGTGTGAAGCTACTTTTAGAATTTGGTGCAAGGGTGTCAAAAGTGGATAATCGTGGTAACACGCCACTGAATTATGCAGCATCTGTGGGCAACGCTGAAAGTGTGAGGCTGCGGCTCAAGGCTGGGGCATACTTCGAGCAAGTGAATGAAGATGGCCGGACCCCACTACTTTTCGCCAGCATGTCTGGTGACACAGAGTGTGTGAAGCTACTTTTAGAAGCTGGTGCAAGAATGGTAAGAGAGGATAATCGTGGTAACACGCCACTGCACTATGCAGCATCTGTGGGCAATGCTGAAAGTGTGAAGCTGCTGCTCAAGGTCGGGGCATATCCCGAGCAAGTTAATAAAGATGGGCAGACTCCACTTCATGTTGTTGGCGTGTCCATAGACATTCAGTGTGTGAGACGAGTTTTGAAAGCTTGTTCCATAGTCGCAACACGTAACAATCATTACAATATACCAATCTACTGTGCAGCAGTAAAGGGCATGAGCAAGAGGTATTAA